The following DNA comes from Sediminitomix flava.
CTTGATCGTTCCTGTAATCATGCGTTCTTGTGCTGATACTGTTGTCACAGTTAGTATACTGATGATGCACAGTAATGAGTAAAAGGTTAGCACACCTTTTTGTAATTGGGAAAAATTCATATTCAGTTAGATTAATCAAAAAATGTGTTCTTTCAACACTTCCAAACTTCCAGAAAATGAATCAATCTATACTTCGGTAAATGTTCCAAAGCTGTATGGAACATGTTCCATAAGTGTTACACGGACGTTTTAAGCTGTTTTTTATCCAAACTTTCTAAATATTCTGAAGGGTTTACACCGAATTGTTTCTTGAAACAATCTCTGAAATACTGTAAATCATTAAAACCTACTTGGTAAGTTACTTCAGCAATTGTCATTTGATTTTGTTCCAACAACTGAGCGGCTCTCTTCATACGAATAGAACGGATAAATTCATTTGCAGACTGACCGACTAAACCTTTCAATTTTCGGTAAAGTTGAGTTCGACTCAAACCCGATTCTTTGCAAAGGTCGTTTACACTAAAATCAGAATTGGCTATATTTTCTTCTACACATGCCAAAATCTTTTTTAGAAACTGCTCATCCCTAGAAACTAGCTGGACTATTTTCGGACTAAGCTCTTCAGAAGAACCTTGCATTAGTTTTTCACGAATGAGTTTACGTGTATTGAGCAAGTTCTGAATTCTTAATTCTAGTAATTGGGGGTTAAATGGTTTTGTGATGTAATAGTCTGCACCTAATTCCAAACCTTGAATTTCACTTTCTTGGCTTGCTTTTGCAGTAAGCATAATCATAGGAATATGAGATGTCTTTTCATCCGATTTAATTGCTTTACCCAATTCATAACCATTCATTTCAGGCATCATGATATCGGTAATAATCAAATCTGGAAAATGCATCTGAGCTAGTTTGAGAGCTTCTACCCCATTTTCTGCTTCTAAAATTTTATAAGAAGTACTCAAATAGTTTTTGATAAAACTTCTCAAATCTTCGTTATCCTCTGCAATCAGAATTGTCTTACTTGATTTGTTCGCGACAGCTGGAACCTTCCTTTTTTCTTTCTGCTTGGTATCTAGTGCATTATTTTTTGTCGGCGAATAAGAAAAGCTGTCTTTATCTACACTCAAACGTTCATCTATTTCATCAGATGTAAAATGAGCATCTCCTTTTCTCAGAGAAATCGTGAATTGCGTACCTTCATTCAAAGTGCTTTCAACCAATATTTTACCGCCATGTAACTCTACCAACTCTTTAGTAAGTGCCAAACCAATACCCGTTCCTTGGTATTTCTTGTCATTCACTTGGTAAAAACGATTGAAAACATATTGAAGATGTTCTTCTGCAATCCCTACTCCTGTGTCTTTGACAATAATTTCTACAGAATCTTCTGTATCTGTAATTCTAAATAAAATCTGCCCATACTCTGGTGTGTACTTGAAAGCATTTGACAGTAAATTGGTGACAACCTTCTCTATTTTTTCCTTCTCAAAAAATACGTTTAATGTCTTTGTCTCAAATTCACATTTGAAATCAATACATTTTCTTTCCGCATAAGATGTAAAAGAGTATGCAATTGGTTTCAGGAAGCTGATAATATTGTGTTCGCCAACCTGCAACTTCATATTTCCAGACTCCAACTTAGATAGTTCCAATAACTCATTAATCAAATGGAGCAGACGTTCAGCATTTTTGAGCATGATCTGATACAGGTTATCCACATCTCCTTGATAGTTATTCGATAATAATGCTTTGATTGGATCGATAATCAGCGTAAGAGGCGTTCTGAACTCGTGAGAAATATTTGCGAAAAACCTAGATTTGATCTCATCCATTTCATGGAGCTTTTCCAACTCAAAATGCTCGATTTCTAACCTATTCTTCAATCTTTCCCTTGCCAAGGTAGTTCGTCTTACCATAAATAAGGCAAATAAAAACAGTCCAAAATAACAGAAATAAGCCAAGTTGGTTTCCCACCAAGGTTTGTCAATAAACACATAAATCAGTGAACCTTCTTCATTCCAAACCCCATCATTGTTTGCACCTTTTACTCTAAATTCATATTCGCCAGGAGGTACATTCGTATAATTAATTCTATCATTTGGTTGTACATGTATCCACTCTGTATTATAAGGATACAACATGTAGGCATACTGATTTTGCGAAGGTTGAGAATAGTTTAGAACTGAAAAATCAAATTCAAAATCATTCTGATTATGATCTAATACAATACGACTTTCAGGATAGATATCTGATAATAAACGTCCATTTTTGAAATTCAAATCTGCATTATCGGATACCGAAAAACCTGTAAGCAGTACTTCAGGAATTTCTTTATTTCTATTAATATCTTTAGGGTAAAAACGGTTAAAGCCATTGATTCCACCAAAAAACAGCTCTCCATCTGGACTTACAAAGCTTGCATTCTTAACATATTCGGCATCCTGCACCCCGTCTTCTGTATCGAAAACTTCAATCTTACCATTTGGATGGATAAGGTTAAGTCCTTGACTGGTTGTCACCCATGTTCCTCCATCATGGTCACTTTCAATTCCCAAAATCACATTTCCTGTCAAGCCCGTTTTCGATGTGATATAGCTGAATGTTTCTGTCTTTCTATCAAGAATATTGATTCCGCCACCAAACGTACCAATCCATAGATCGCCATTTCTGTCTTCGTGAATCGTAGTTACGGTGTTATGATTCATGCTCAACGAGTCAGCAACTCGGTATTCATAGTTTGTTTTCTCAATGATCTTATAATTCTCATCGAGAATAAGTTTATCCAAACCCGAGCCTTCCGTTCCGAGCCAAATCACACCATCATCGGTCTGATGAATAACTCTATTTTTTGAAGAGCTAATAGCTAAAGCATCAGTGTCTGAGACTTCTAATGTTCTAAAGGATTCTGTCTTTTTATCAAAAATACCTACTCCACCTCTAAACATGGATACCCAAATATTTTCATTCTGGTCTTCCATCAAGAAGTATGCATAATCATCTTTCTTAGATTCATCTTTAAAGCCATTCAGCGGATAATGTATAAAAGCATCTTTTCCTTTAATTTTTTTACTCAAACCTCCCTGCCAAGTAGCTATCCATAAGTCTCCTTCTTTATCAATCAATAAGTTTAAAACGGCATCACTTACCAAGCTTAAAGCTCTTTTTTTGTCATGCTTAAAGTAGGTGTATGCTCCTGTTTTCTCATTGTAATAATTCAGTCCGCCACCATCTGTTCCTATCCACAAATTCCCTTTTTCATCTTGCGCAAAAGAGCTAATAGTATTGTAGCTCAATGTGTTTTTAATATCTTTCTTTCTAAAGATATGCTTGAATTTACGTTGATAGCGATCATACTTATTGACCCCATTATTAAATGTCCCGACCCAAAGTGTATTGGATTTATCTACAAATAATGACCAAATAGAATTACTTGCTAAGCGGTCATTATCTCCTTTATCACTCGTAAAAACACGAAGGTTCTTCGTCTTCTGATCATAGAGATACAGTCCACCATTTTCAGTACCTATCCATACATGATCAAGCTCGTCTTCTACTACAGAAAGGATGGTATAAGATTGCAATTCTTGCAAAAGACCTTTTTGAACACAATCTATTTCTTTAATGATCACATCAGTGAGACCTTCTCCTATGCTTAAATGATAGAGTCCTTTTTCTGAGCCTATCCACAATCCTGTTTTGCTTTTTCCCAATGAAAAAATAAAATCATTACTCAACAGCCCATTTGACCTACTTAGAGAAAGAAAACTATTGTCTTTCGGATTAAATAAGTTCAAACCACCACCGAGGGTAGCCACCCAAAGATTCCCTAAATGATCTTCCTCTATATCCATGATATGATTATGAGAAATTGATTTAGGTTCGTGTTCATCATGAAGGTAATGTTTGAAGCTTTGGCTTTGAGCACTATAAAGATTTAGCCCTTTATTTTCTGTCCCTACCCATAGTTGATGATTCTTGTCTATGAATACGGTACTTGTATTTTTTTCTGAAAGTGAATTTGGGTTATTAGCATCATGGTTGAAGTTTATGAAAATATCTTTTTTTGTATCAAAGTAATCTAACCCTTCTGCTTCGGCTGCTATCCAAAAATTCCCTAGAGAATCCATCACCATGCTACGTACGTTGTTACTGGAAATGGAATGTACATTTTCGGGAGCATGGATATAGCTATAAAATTGCTTACCATCATATTTATTCAGTCCATACCTTGTGCCGAACCACATAAATCCATCTTGATCACGAAGAATTGTAGAGACCGTTTTTTGGGATAAACCTTTATGAATATGAGTAAAAGAAATATTGTCTTGAGAAAATACCTTTAAGGACAAAGGCATCATTAGGATAAGTGAAAGAATAATCCTCAGATGTAAAAAATACTTCATATTCATAAGTTATTAAAAAATGTAACAAAAACACTTTTATGTGTGATTTTATACCACTTAAAACTGAATTAAATTCTATTACATGAGATAAACCATCAGTATAAAAGTCAACAAAACTATACTATATGAGCTAAATGCAACAAGGGTATTTGATTCATTTATACTTGATACATGTTTCCTTCCCTTCGCAATACATTTTCTTGAAAATAGAAAAAATCCATTCTTAAACACATTCCAAAAGGAAAGCAAAGAATGGACTTTTTATGATTACACAAAAGGAGGTTTTAAAGCTCCTTAGGAAAATGAAACAATTATGTAGACTATTTTACACTATATTCTTCTATCAAATCTATTGTTACTCGCTTAAGTAAACCTGTATACTTACTATCCTTTACTTTATAAAGATCGCAAACAGAAGTACCTGTATCATGCCCTACGTCTAACGTTTCATCCAAAGAGTATATATTTGGAATTGTCCTTCCGATTCTTCCCTCACCTACAATTTTTCCATCTACCATCAGCTGAATTGTTGCAGGAGTGTATGGCTTCATCTCATCCATAATCACTTTTGCTTGCATTTCTTTTGCTCCTGCAGATACTTTCGTTTTCGACTTAATAATATAAGGCTTAGTAGTATCATTATATACATACACCAAATAACCCGATTTGTCTACGAATAAGCTAAACCCAGCAAATCGGCCACCTTGTGTGATGAGTACACCTTTATCACCACGTTTATACCCTTCATCTAATTTTGCTGTAAACTGATGTGAAATAAACTTAATAAAAGGTGTTCCACCTTCAGGAATACGTAGTCCATTCGGGTATTTAAATGTTGTTCTTCCAGATGCCAACGAAGGACGATTAGTAGATCTAAGACGTTCTGCACGACGGTCATCTATTGGTAGAGCTTTATTTTTGGCAGCTTCTGCAAAGAACATATGTTTCATATATTCCAATTTCTTTGGCATTTCTGCGGCTAAATTATGTGCTTGAGAAAAATCTTCCTCCAAGTTATAAAGCTCCCATTCCATATCCATCAAGTCGATCTTCGTAGAGGCAGCTTCCCAAGGTTCAACTCTCATTGCACCTGCCCACCATCCATCGTGATAGATTCCTAAGTTTCCTAAGATTTCGAAGTACTGTGTTGTGTGCTTCTCTTCTGCATGTTCATCTTCAAATGAAGAGACAAAAGATGTTCCATCAAAAGGATCTTGATCTACTCCATCAATTGATTTTGGCATTTCCAGTCCAGCTATCTCCAAGATTGTAGGAGCGATATCAGTTACGTGTGTAAACTGCGAACGGATTCCTCCTTTTTCTTTAATCCCATTAGGGTATGAAATAGCCATTGCATTTCTTACACCTCCCAAGTGCGAACTTACTTGTTTTGTCCATTGGTAAGGTGAGTTTACCGCCCAAGCCCAAGCCGCAGGCATATGGTTGAAGTACAACTCAGAACCTAAAGTACCACTTTTTACAGCTGCTACTTTATCTTCCCAAGGTTCTTCAATACCATTGAATAGAGCCATTTCATTCAATAGCCCATCCATTCCACCTTCTGCCGATGCACCATTATCACCCGCCATGTAAATGAATACCGTATTATCTAGTTTACCCATTTCCTCCACAGCATCATACACTCGATTAATCTGGTCATCGGTGTGTTCTGTAAATCCAGCAAATACCTCCATCATATTTGCAAAAACCATTCTTTGCTCATCTGTCAGACTATCCCAAGCTGGCAAGTTTGCAGGACGAGGCGTTAATTCTGCATTTTCAGGAATGATGCCTTTTACTTTCATATTTGCGAAAGCTTTCTCACGAAATACATCCCATCCTTCATCAAATTGTCCTTTGTATTTCTCTATATATTCTTTCGGTGCTTGGTGAGGTGCATGAACTGCTCCTGGTGAGAAATAAAGCAAGAAAGGTTTATCTGGCGCTAAAGCATCAACTGACTCTATATAACTAATTGCCTTATCTGCCATATCGTGTGTGAGGTGATACGGCGAGCCATCTGCATTTGTAGAAGGTGCTTCTATTCTAGTCCTATTTTCTACTAAAGCTGGATGAAACTGATCTGTATCTCCCCCTAAAAATCCGTAGAAATAATCAAAGCCAAGCTCATTTGGCCATCTGTTGAAAGGCCCTGTTATTGTAGCTTCCCATGCAGGAACATTATGGTTTTTACCAAACCAAGAAGTAGAGTATCCTGCATCTTGCATAACCTTTGCAAAAGAAGCGGTTTCATCTGGTAACATAGAAGTATATCCTTCATTACCATTCCCCAACTCCATAATAACACCCGTTTCAGCATGATGATGATTTCGACCTGTCAACAAAGCTGCACGTGTAGGAGAACTGAGTGCCGTAGTATGGAAACGATTATAAAGGAGTCCATCTTCTGCAATTCGGTCAAATGCGGGGGTTTTAATTTGACCACCAGTAGCTCCCATTTGGGCAAAACCAACGTCATCCGTAAGAATTACGACAATATTTGGGTTTCCAGCTATTCCATTAGTTTGATAATTTAACTCTTTAGGTTTAGAGTCTTCAGAATCATGTACAGACAAACCTTTTACAGGTTCTTGAGCCAATGCTGGTGTTGCTAATAAAGCACACGGCAACCATGTACTCATCCATTTACTATTCAAGTTCATTTGATAGTGGGTTAAGATTAGTGTTTTACAAAAGCAGTCAAAAGCTTTTGTTTTTATTACAGTTGCAAAGTAGCAACATACCCCATGAACTTTAATTATAAATAAAGAGATTGTATTTATAAATTTCGGTCATAATATTGGGGTGTAAATCTGACAAGATTAGTCTAATGACCTATTCCATAACCGTAATATATTTCCCCATCTAATTAGAGACTAGAATGAAAAATGAAGAATTAATCGAATTTAGACTTAAAGATTATGATGCCATTGGCTTTTTTAAAAGAACTAGTAAAAAAAGAAAAGGGAATTGGGATGGGGAAGCCCTAAACTTTACGGACCAATTTGGTAGCTACGATATCGTGTCCTTAAAATACCCAAATGGTATAAATATAGGGGTTACAAATCTTTTCATTAAAAGAGGAATACGATTTATCAATGAAAGTTCGGATTATGAAAAATACTTTGCCATTCGTATTGGTTTTCATGGAGGGATATCAAATGTCAAAAATGAAATCACCAACTCTGAGGGTATTTTTATGTACGATGCTACACAAAGTTTTGAAATCATCTATGCTGCAGAACAACAATTTAAATGGTTTGTCATTCGTATCCCTTATTCTTTTGTTGTTGAATGGGGCGACTTGCTCCACCCCGCAATTAAAGAATTGATGAGTAATAACCTCAAATGGAATTATTATTCAAGATTAACTCCCGAAATTGAGAGCTTAGTTAGAGATTGCTTCATGATTTCAAAAGATGTAAAACAGAGAAGGCACCTTTTCTATGCGAGAGCTTTTGAGATCTTAGGACATATATCCAACTTGATAGAAAAAGAAAAAAATAGCTTCATCCCAACCAATATTCACAAAGATGATTTGAGTATGATGCTCCAACTCAAAGAAGAACTCTTATATGATTTCGCTCATTCTCCAGAAATAGAAACGCTGAGCAAAAAATATCACATGAGTATCTCTAAACTTCAGCGTAGTTTCAAAGCAGTTTACGGGATGCCCATTCTAAAATTCTTCAATCTTCACAGACTGGAAGAGGCACACAGACAAATCAAATATTCTTCGAAGACCTTATTAGAAATTAGTGAAAACTTAGGTTTCAATAGCCTTCCTCACTTTAGTGCAGCCTTCAAAAAACATTTTGGCTTTCCTCCAATTGAACTAAGATCATAGAAATCACAACCATCTAAAGCACAAGGCTACACGGGAGAATATTTAGCGTGTAAGAGAACGTTATTACCAATAATGAAACACTAAAAAAATATTATAATTTTTTAAGAACTCATTTTAACACTCTTTCCACTCATCATTTTTTGTACATAAGAAGTATAACTTTTTCTAGAAGAAAAAAACAGAAACACTAATAATCAATGCATTAAACGTGTATAGAAGTGTTTTTTAAGTGCTACAAAAAACTAGACAAGTCTACTTTTCTTCTCAGAATGTAGAAATTACGTACTTGTATATCATTTTGAATTCTGTGATATTGGCTATCATACAAATGGCAGAAAACACATGCTTCTGCACACTTAGCATTCAGATTATAAAGACCATAAACAGATGAAAAAGGTAAGCACTTTTTTCCGATTACATGTACTTTCATGTTTATCGGTGCTTGTCATATGGGGATGTACAGGAACAACAGCCCAGAGCAACAATGAAGACAAGCTGAAGATTCAAGAAATTATTAGTCAAATGACCCTAGAAGAAAAAGCAGGTCAGATGACCCAAGTAACTTTGGAAGTAGTTTCTAAAGGAAAAGACCCTTTCAATATTATCCAACCTTTAGAACTCGATGAAGCAAAACTTAGAAACATTATCGTAGAACATAAAGTAGGTTCTATTTTAAACTGTGGAGGATTTGCACATACACCGCAAAAATGGCAAGACCTTATTTCTTTGATGCAAGAGGTAGCCACAAAAGAAACAAGATTAGGCATTCCGATTCTCTATGGTATTGATGCCATTCATGGGGCAAACTACACCGACGGTGCAACACTTTTCCCTCAACAAATTGGTTTGGCTGCTACTTGGAATAGAGAGTTGGTAGAAGCTGGAGCAAAAGCAACAGCCTATGAAACTAGAGCGTCTTCTATTCCTTGGACATTCAGCCCTGTATTAGGATTAGGAAAAGACCCAAGATGGCCAAGAATCTGGGAAACATTTGGCGAAGACCCATACCTTATTTCTGAAATGGGAGTAGCAATGATAAATGGCTTTGAAGGTGATAACACCGCTGATAAATTTAGAGTAGCTTCTTGCCTTAAACATTATATCGGATATTCCACTCCGCTAAGTGGTAAAGACCGTACCCCAGCT
Coding sequences within:
- a CDS encoding arylsulfatase translates to MNLNSKWMSTWLPCALLATPALAQEPVKGLSVHDSEDSKPKELNYQTNGIAGNPNIVVILTDDVGFAQMGATGGQIKTPAFDRIAEDGLLYNRFHTTALSSPTRAALLTGRNHHHAETGVIMELGNGNEGYTSMLPDETASFAKVMQDAGYSTSWFGKNHNVPAWEATITGPFNRWPNELGFDYFYGFLGGDTDQFHPALVENRTRIEAPSTNADGSPYHLTHDMADKAISYIESVDALAPDKPFLLYFSPGAVHAPHQAPKEYIEKYKGQFDEGWDVFREKAFANMKVKGIIPENAELTPRPANLPAWDSLTDEQRMVFANMMEVFAGFTEHTDDQINRVYDAVEEMGKLDNTVFIYMAGDNGASAEGGMDGLLNEMALFNGIEEPWEDKVAAVKSGTLGSELYFNHMPAAWAWAVNSPYQWTKQVSSHLGGVRNAMAISYPNGIKEKGGIRSQFTHVTDIAPTILEIAGLEMPKSIDGVDQDPFDGTSFVSSFEDEHAEEKHTTQYFEILGNLGIYHDGWWAGAMRVEPWEAASTKIDLMDMEWELYNLEEDFSQAHNLAAEMPKKLEYMKHMFFAEAAKNKALPIDDRRAERLRSTNRPSLASGRTTFKYPNGLRIPEGGTPFIKFISHQFTAKLDEGYKRGDKGVLITQGGRFAGFSLFVDKSGYLVYVYNDTTKPYIIKSKTKVSAGAKEMQAKVIMDEMKPYTPATIQLMVDGKIVGEGRIGRTIPNIYSLDETLDVGHDTGTSVCDLYKVKDSKYTGLLKRVTIDLIEEYSVK
- a CDS encoding two-component regulator propeller domain-containing protein — its product is MKYFLHLRIILSLILMMPLSLKVFSQDNISFTHIHKGLSQKTVSTILRDQDGFMWFGTRYGLNKYDGKQFYSYIHAPENVHSISSNNVRSMVMDSLGNFWIAAEAEGLDYFDTKKDIFINFNHDANNPNSLSEKNTSTVFIDKNHQLWVGTENKGLNLYSAQSQSFKHYLHDEHEPKSISHNHIMDIEEDHLGNLWVATLGGGLNLFNPKDNSFLSLSRSNGLLSNDFIFSLGKSKTGLWIGSEKGLYHLSIGEGLTDVIIKEIDCVQKGLLQELQSYTILSVVEDELDHVWIGTENGGLYLYDQKTKNLRVFTSDKGDNDRLASNSIWSLFVDKSNTLWVGTFNNGVNKYDRYQRKFKHIFRKKDIKNTLSYNTISSFAQDEKGNLWIGTDGGGLNYYNEKTGAYTYFKHDKKRALSLVSDAVLNLLIDKEGDLWIATWQGGLSKKIKGKDAFIHYPLNGFKDESKKDDYAYFLMEDQNENIWVSMFRGGVGIFDKKTESFRTLEVSDTDALAISSSKNRVIHQTDDGVIWLGTEGSGLDKLILDENYKIIEKTNYEYRVADSLSMNHNTVTTIHEDRNGDLWIGTFGGGINILDRKTETFSYITSKTGLTGNVILGIESDHDGGTWVTTSQGLNLIHPNGKIEVFDTEDGVQDAEYVKNASFVSPDGELFFGGINGFNRFYPKDINRNKEIPEVLLTGFSVSDNADLNFKNGRLLSDIYPESRIVLDHNQNDFEFDFSVLNYSQPSQNQYAYMLYPYNTEWIHVQPNDRINYTNVPPGEYEFRVKGANNDGVWNEEGSLIYVFIDKPWWETNLAYFCYFGLFLFALFMVRRTTLARERLKNRLEIEHFELEKLHEMDEIKSRFFANISHEFRTPLTLIIDPIKALLSNNYQGDVDNLYQIMLKNAERLLHLINELLELSKLESGNMKLQVGEHNIISFLKPIAYSFTSYAERKCIDFKCEFETKTLNVFFEKEKIEKVVTNLLSNAFKYTPEYGQILFRITDTEDSVEIIVKDTGVGIAEEHLQYVFNRFYQVNDKKYQGTGIGLALTKELVELHGGKILVESTLNEGTQFTISLRKGDAHFTSDEIDERLSVDKDSFSYSPTKNNALDTKQKEKRKVPAVANKSSKTILIAEDNEDLRSFIKNYLSTSYKILEAENGVEALKLAQMHFPDLIITDIMMPEMNGYELGKAIKSDEKTSHIPMIMLTAKASQESEIQGLELGADYYITKPFNPQLLELRIQNLLNTRKLIREKLMQGSSEELSPKIVQLVSRDEQFLKKILACVEENIANSDFSVNDLCKESGLSRTQLYRKLKGLVGQSANEFIRSIRMKRAAQLLEQNQMTIAEVTYQVGFNDLQYFRDCFKKQFGVNPSEYLESLDKKQLKTSV
- a CDS encoding helix-turn-helix transcriptional regulator: MKNEELIEFRLKDYDAIGFFKRTSKKRKGNWDGEALNFTDQFGSYDIVSLKYPNGINIGVTNLFIKRGIRFINESSDYEKYFAIRIGFHGGISNVKNEITNSEGIFMYDATQSFEIIYAAEQQFKWFVIRIPYSFVVEWGDLLHPAIKELMSNNLKWNYYSRLTPEIESLVRDCFMISKDVKQRRHLFYARAFEILGHISNLIEKEKNSFIPTNIHKDDLSMMLQLKEELLYDFAHSPEIETLSKKYHMSISKLQRSFKAVYGMPILKFFNLHRLEEAHRQIKYSSKTLLEISENLGFNSLPHFSAAFKKHFGFPPIELRS